The stretch of DNA TTTACAGTTGACAAACCAGAGGGAAGTACTATCATGTGTCCTCAAGAATGGAAGGTACCCTTGCCTGTCTTTTTATTTTGTACTCCGTAGTTTATTCTCTTATTCGATGAAAGTTTTTACACTTTTTTTGCGGGAAATGGAGAACAGACTAATCAAGCCATCGAACAACTAGGTAAGGTGAGGGAATTTCTGTGTAGATGTAATGATTCACGACGAAGCCAGTAGTTGATCTACACTACATGCTTACCGAATATTTTGAAAAATTAGTAGATATAAGATACGAGTAACTTAGTTGGTAAAGACGTAAACTTATTGAAATGTTGGTACTCATGACCTGAGGTTGAACCCGTCAGTGTTACACGGAGTAATTACCATTGTTACCATCTTTATACTAAAaagaaattaataaaatataaacaGAGAATAAATAATTCTGACCATGATAAAGTCCAAGTCTCTTCGGCCGGATCGCCCACAAAGGCATTATACAGAAGAATGTTTTTATCAAAATATTATTTTGCCGGTGACTTCAGGTTATTCGAGTCATTAAATAACAGCAGAAAAAATAAATGTCAAAGCTGACAGTTGTAGCATTTTTATGTATGGAATCCATCAACTGTGAGTCTCTGACCAATTCTTGTTACGCTTATTTCATTCATTTATCTGCCCGATTTCTTTTCCATAGCTAATCTACAATAATGGATTCACTGAACAACGAATGGAACTACGAAGAAGAAGACATAGCCCACAAATTCTACTTCTTCAACGTCCTCAAAGACAGCCGTGTACATCTGCTTTTCTCTCCGAAACCCGGGTCCAAGATCATCCCTCCTGTCGATGACCTATTTACTGGAGTCAAAATCAGAGACGTGGTCCTCTCCGATGATGTTTCAGTCCGAATGTTCCTCCCAGGTGACGTCTGCTCCTCAACCAAGCTTCCTGTTCTATTCTACGTCCATGGTGGGGGCTTTTGCTTTTGCTCTGCCTTTAGTGTTGACTACACTGGCTACCTCACACGCCTTGTTGCTGAATGCAATGTTATCGCTGTCTCTGTTGAGTACGGATTGTTTCCCGCTCGCCCCATGCCTGCGTGTTATGACGATTGTTGGTTTGCTCTGCAATGGCTCACATCGCATGCTGATCCCAATATCTGTGACCAATCTGCAGATGCTGATACTGGTATGTTCCTAAGTCCTAACTgcatactccctctgtcccggtcatttgttgtccttttccatttttgggtgtttcagtcaattgttgtcctttctattttagcaatgcatttgatgaacaatttggtcattcacactcaatttggtccacatgtcatttaataattggccatctcctcttttcttggtctttgtgccaaaaccaaaggacaacaaatgaccctGACTGAGGGAGTATAATGGTTGGCTGTTTACTTTTGTGCGCAAAGCCCCCTGACAGCCCTATTGTCAACCAATGTAGGCCCCCATGATCCGTGGATTACAGACTACGCGGATCTCAACCGAATCTTTGCCGGGGGAGATTCAGCAGGCGGAAACATCTGCCACAATTTGTTATCCCGTGTAGGAAAGGTGGGGCTGCCGAAAGGATTGAAAGTAGAAGGGATGATATTAATTCACCCATACTTCGGTATAAATGATAAAATGTGGATGTACATGTGTCCGACAAATGAGGGTCCTAGAGATCCTAGGATGCGGCCAGCCGGAGATGATCTGGCTCGACTCGGGTGCAAGCGAGTGCTGGTTCTGGTAGCGGAAAAGGATATGCTGAAGGATGTCGGCGTGAAGTATGTGAAGGAGCTTAAGAAGAGTGGATGGAAAGGGAATGTGGAGCTTTTTGAGAGCAAAAATAGGAAGCATTGCTTTCTTATCTCCAAGTATTTGGATCCCGAGGCAATCGCGGTTAATCAACGGATTAAATCGTTCATTAATCGCGATTATGTTGCTTAATCGACGGATCACATATTTACTTGATTCATGTTCTTGCCTAATGTAAATGTGTGATAATAACCCGGCTTCGGTTTTAATTACAAGTGGGTATTGTTTGAATTGTAAACTTGCTTAATTTAGATTATTCTTTagataaaatattatttttataaaattcattTATCGTGTCACATTCAATTTTGTAAGTTTCTTTTTCCGAAACTTGGTACCTCCTGCACATACTTTTTGAACCCTGCGAAGTATATGTAAGAGACCGGTATCAAAGCTCAGTTCCATCCAATAACGCTTTATTAGTTATCTAATTTTAAACTAATACGGAGTAAAATATTGATTAATTAATATACAAGTTTTTATCAACCATTTTTTAAAGGTTGACACGAAATGTTCCATACCTTTAAACAAGCCGACCTTGAGGACATAAAAAATCATGAAATACGTGACTTCCCTTATAAGTTGTATCCAACCATAAGTTCATAACCACCAAAGTCAACATCAACTTCAATACCCATTAAAGGCATTTATCCATAATTGGACCGGATCAAGTCGGGttgctcagggacattgaccttgcTTCTTGGCTGAGCCGGAGGGTCCATtttttttagggttatttaatgacaaTAATCCAACCTAAGCCTTCTCTTCCCCATTTAATCCATCCTATCGATTATCTCATAATAATCCGATCTATTTCATCATTTAACTTGCATTGATCTCGTCCATATTTGACCTGCTTGAACCGGTTACCCAACAAGTCATGATGTGGGCCcacttcttttctattttttctaCTCCGTATTTCTCTGTCTTCTGTTCTTCGTTCTTCATTTCTCCGTTCTTCATTTCTTgtccttctttttctttttctcgtgGATCCATCAAAACCTTATTTAATCCCCATTTCTAAATTCTGTTCAACATCAAATCATAAAAACCTTATTTAATCTCCATTTCTAAACCAATTTTTGGTCCAACCAAGTAAACCCAGAAAAATCAAAATCCTGAACCCTTGCGGAATCAGGTGACAGGCGATTACGAACAAGCATCTTCACCCTTTAAAACGATTagatttaaaattaaaaaaaggaACAGTCTTTTAACATTTCTTTCAATTTTAATTTCTAGGTATTTCTGGGGTTTTTGTTATGTGAATTGGGTATTTTCAGTTTTGTGTTTAAGAGATGAGTTTATTAACATCAGGAGCATAAACAACATGGTCATACCAACTTCAATTCAACTTCCAGTATAAGAAATCGCCATTGTTGTTGTTTCAAGCTCGAGTTTTGAGTTTTGACGACCGCCGCCGTCGATGTAGAAGATCTTCTGTTCATTGTGTTTCTCAGGATGAGGTTAAGAGTAGCAATAAGAAGATAAAGATGGTGTTGGGCATAGTGAAAACGATGGTTCATGGGTTAATTTAGGTAATGTTGATGCTGATTGGTTTGGTAATTCTGGTAATTCTCAGAAGAAGTAAGGGATTGGAGACTAAATTTAAGGTTTTAGGATCAATAATAAACCCAGATCTTCAATAATAAACCAGGTCTTCATAAACCCGATTTCTGGTACTTGATCGGTGATGAGGATTGTTGATGATGAAGGATATGTCAGAGGGAGATTATTGAGTTTTTGGTTAAATGGGATAAATTGGGATTTTGGTGTTTTACAGTAGAAGGAAGACACAGGGGTGACTAATAAGTCAGTCATTTTACTAGAGGGAACCGGCAGTACAAGTTGCCCTTCCAAAAGTTCATTAAAAGTTAAATGATGAAATAGATCAGATTAATATGGGATAATCAATAGGATGGATTAAATGGGGAAGGAGAGGCTTAGTTTGGATTAttgtcattaaataaccctttttTTTAAAGCTTTAATTTTGAGAAACTGGGGGTGGGTTGAGATGGGAAACTAACCCTGATGGACTAGGTTGATAGAACGATCATCTCTATACAATAAGGTGATATTGAGTTTCGATACTACCATTTTATGTAGTTAAAAGACCGGTACAAAGACTCATTACTATTCAATAAGGTGATATTGAGTTTCGATACTACCATTTTATGTAGTTAAAAGACCGGTACAAAGACTCATTACTATTATTGAGAGTCGTTCTATAATTATCATAATACGATAAAATAAAATTGTTCATTTAAAGATAAATGTTATCACCTTCTCCTTCTAATCTTTTCTCCGACCTTCTCCtctaacacaaaatctcattatagacggcacatatccgtatataactaaagacgggtcaaatacaatatcacattcctaataggacaaacaacaagtggggtggtgggcaaaacatgtcaccactttcattgtatttgacccgtctatagcAAGTTCGGAAATACGTGACTTCCCTTATAAGTTGTACACGTGTCCCCAACCATAACCACCAAAGTCAACATCAACAAACAatactcattactcattaaaccATCCATAATCCTAATTCATCATCTCAAATTCTTCTCATCACGGCATCacataatcaaaaaaaaaaaaaagtctcaCAGTTTAAAATCGTCTCACACAATAATTACCGTAAAATGGATTACACAAACAACACCGTTACATACACATACAAAGACGACGACATTTCCGAAAACTTCTATTTCTTCAACGTCCTTAAAGACGGTCGTGTCCACGTGTTAGCTCCTGATACGCCCGACGCCGTAAAAATACCTCCGTCAGATGACGTCACCACCGGGGTTAAAATCAAGGACATCAGCATAAATGATGACGTCAGTGCACGTGTGTTTCTTCCGCCATCACGTGACGGAGGAGGGGAGAAGGTTCCGGTGTTCTTGTACGTGCATGGGGGTGCGTTTTGCATGGGGTCTGCGTTTTCCGTGGAGTACACGCGCTTTTTGAGTACTATTTCTAAGGAGTGTGGTGTGATTTCCGTGTCGGTCGAGTATGGGTTGTTTCCCACGCGCTTGATACCTGCGTGTTATGAGGATTGTTGGTTTGCTCTTCAATGGTTGGCTTCTCATGGTGACCTCAATTTTAATGAAGGTATgaatttttaattatttaatttatttttcttgTCGTAAATGGAGCCACAGTGGCGATCGATTTTGATGCCAAGGAAAAATTCGAGAGTTTTAGTAAAATTTCCGAATTTTGCATTTCTTGTTTGGCCCTCTAATATTTTTTGTCCCCTATAACTGTAAATCTGGACTCCGCCAATGCGGATTGACTTTTGAATTAATTGCGATTCTGGAATAATTATTAAAATTGGGTCATGAGGATGAAGCGTAACGTTTTATGTGGGGCTAGCACAATACAAAGATTGTGTTATCCGAAACTTACTTCATCCCAAAATTTGCAAGTGCATTTGAGTCATTGGGGTTGGGTTCGGTTAGGACTCGGGTAACATATGTTGAGTCCACCGCAATGGGTTTATAGAAGTAGGTGCAGTAAACTATTTGAGTCATTTGTTTAGCTTTGGTTTtaacacaaagaccaaggaaaaaggAATGGgccaattattagatgacaagtggacTGAATTGGGTGACGAGATCAAATTGCCCCATTCTTAGATTAGAAAAGTAAACAATTGAATGAGACACCCGAAATGGAatacgtaaacaaatgatcgagacaATTAACTCACAAGCAAATGAGATCCCATCCTAAAACCAATGAGAACTGACTAGCTAACTAGCTTATAAACTAGTCTCCTCATCACTCTAATTCTACAGCTATAGGACAATATCCGAACACACACATATGAAGAGACCTCAACAATTCTAGctttaaccaagtggtgttagtccagtggtagccgggttaaaccttgaagcttgcagaaatgcaggagttgagaggtcccgggttcgactaccagcggggcgatgatcacttggccactgcagcttCCGAAGGGGTggtttacatggtccatgtggtggtgcgggaatgcatgggccccgGGGGACTCAACCCtagtcatcaaaaaaaaaaaaaaaaaaacaattctagCTTTAGATTTCACTTATAGTTTTACATTCTTGATTGTTACACCTGCAAAAGAAGCCTTGAAAATGACAAGGTTTGGTTAAGAGATATACGCAGTCTTACCTTTATGCTGACCGTATAGATAGTCGGGAAACACAAGGAATGCAATTTCCTAATTATTTTTCCCGATTGAGACTACTGAACACTTGCGCTCCCAGCATATCGAACAATGTTTGTGTTCTTCCTTGTGCTCTCTAATGTAGCTGGAATCATCCCTTTCTATTAAGCTAATACAGTAATACTACTCCGTATATCTAATAAGTTTGCGTTCTTCCTGTTGCGCTCTAATATAACAGGACAAGACCCATGGATAAAAGACCATGCAGATCTAACACGAATCTTCGTAGGAGGAGATTCAGCCGGAGGGAACATCTGTCACACTTTAGCAACGCGTGCCGGGAAATTAGCCCTACCAGGGAGAGCAAAGGTGGAAGGAATGATACTAATACACCCATACTTTCATGAAAATGACAGGATATGGCTATACATGTGCCCTACAAACGACGGTCCTCAAGACCCGAGAATGAAGCCTGCAGCAGAGGATCTGGCTAACTTAGGGTGTGATAGGGTGTTGGTTTTCATCGGCGAGAAGGATTTTTTGAGGGACGCGGggaaaatgtatgtgaaagagttgAGTAAGAGTGGATGGAAGGGAAGTGTTGAGTTAATGGAGAATTTGGATAAAGAACATTgtttttatttgggtaattatcTTGATGAGGAAGCTATTGCTATTAATGAAAGGATTAAGTTGTTTATTCGTCGTGGGAAGGCGAATATGTAAGTTCGTGTTAGCTGAGTTCAGATCATTTCAAGAGTGAGGGCTTTTGTCGAGATGTTAATGATTTTTTTTAAGATAGTATCGGCCGGTGTAGGCCCTTTCAAGTTTCATATTTGGTACTTGGTAGTATTGTAGTATGTAATTCGATAGTTAATTCATTATGGCGTGATATTCATGACCTGATTCAAAATTCATTGACATAATTACTAATAACTGTGTAATGAGAACCTTGATTTGGAGCTTAGTGCTAAATAATTTCATATTGCAAATTTAATTTGTTGGCATATTGTAAGCCTTCAATCTTGTGTAAAGTGGTTTTATACTAATACTATAAAAATGATCCAAACATAACCCTGTTAATGGGTAAACAGTGGTTACTAAAAAATCCTGTTTTACGTTAATTTTGTGTAAAATGTAATACGGTCTTACATAAGTATATGTATGAAGTAGTGTATGTGTGTGTTTTCATTCTCCATTTGCTCAATTCTGTAGTTCTTTTCATGATTAGGCCCAGTTTTCTTGTGCTGCGAGTCTGCGACTATTAAACTATTTCAGCCCATGGCCCAACTAGTTTGGGCCAAGCAACCTTTTGACGGACTTAAAGTGTAGATTATGCTTATGGGCTGGGTTGTCTCATGACTTTTACGTTACGATGCAGTTTATGATTTAGACCAACTTCTTTCAGACTTAATTTCAACTCATTTCAGTTTAATTCGGTtttacttagtttaactattcAGCTCAGCTTCATTCACTCCAATTCAGTTTAGTTCTATTCAATTGAAAAGAACATAAACTTACTTTCACAAAGTTAGCGACTTACCCCGTATCTGAAAGATAAAGGTGAATAATAATGTGTAATATTGTAGAATATCGGACTCTGTATTTGAACTAGCCAACATCTTATGTCAATACATATTATCTGTACCATCACTCACATACATTCGGAGATTAATATTATAGATTAATATTATATCCTCGACTTACAACTTAAATTATTACGAGTAGCTATATTTCATTATTGTCgaaaaaaaagacaaaataacTTGTGAAATTGTTTTATGAGTGGGAGGCAatggttcaaaaattcaaacCTACCCACTAGTTAATAAGCCACGGTGCCACACCTTAAACCCTTAAATTCAACAAGGGCCCCTTTGTGTAGAAGGTATAGTACTCTTATTGTGTTGATTTTGTTATCATTTACTTGGACACTTAGTAAATTATGTGGGGATGCACTAAGGCACACGCCAATATCCCACACCGTTTAGGTCATTATGTGCCTCATTTTTGTGCACAAAGTCGTCTTTGTACTTTGGTTATTCATACATACAATGACGGAGTTAGGGAAGGGTTAGCAGGAGTGAGCGCCCCAGGATGCACCAAGGCACACGCCAAAATCCACACCGTTGAGCCATTATGTGCCTCATTTTTGTGCAAAAAGTCGTCCTTGTAGGGTTAACAGGGACGCTCGTCTTTACTGTACAGTTATAAATTTTCGAACATTTTTCGAGTTTTCTCTTATATCATTACTCTATAACTCTTTTATCTCATAGAGAAAATATCGTAAATTGGTGTACCCCTTAAGGATCCTATATTGATATGTTTAATTACCGCGAATTACACGCGATAGTCATACTCCTTCTAACCCGTCAATTCTTTACGTTCTCTTTATTTAAGTGTCTCGGTTACACCATATTGCGTATTtttttatgtttacatgttagtCATATTAAAGTTACTTTTCCTTGTTATGTGTATGTGCatgttttatttatgttttttctTTCATTAATCGATCTTTGTACCAAAAGCAAACGTAAAATGTTGATCTGAACGATATGAATTGTACATTGATTTAACAGAAACTTGTCTTGATTTGTCTAGTGGATTAATTACTCAACAATCATGGAAAACATTAATTTCTCCATGACAAAAAAGTTATAAAAGAAAGGGTACCCTATATCAGactcacaaattctcattgaagacatgacatatccgtcacaagctgaagacggataccattttacctcacaatgtacccactttttctctctctgcaacactattcatgtggtcccctttctccactaacccattttgttaccattttatctcacaaaatatccgtcacaaatggtaacccgtcacaagggagaccaattgtatcAGACTTTGTTCATGTACGTAAAACTCCCTAATTTATGCTTTACCAGTATTGATATGATACGTATATTTCAAATAGACTAGTACAACAATTTAAAGGCTTTGTGCAGTTGTAATCATGGCTGATTTTATTACCCACAAATTCTTGATTAAGACATAATATCGAACTTAAATTTAAAATGGATAAGTATATACAATAGATAAGACAAAAGAAGGATATGTCTAGTGACTAATAAAAATTTTGTCATATATATGGAGGTGGAagtatatttgacccgtttttatCTTAAACAGATACTGCTATTACTAGACTTGGCAAACCGTTCAGTTGGGTTAGgctgggtcattttcgggttgatgtttatgtagttatTTGGGTATAATAGTCAATAATATGCAATAATAAACATTCGAGTCAGCTGGTTGAacaggtcgggtcaattcgggtctcGAGTCAGATTCAGGTCTTCAATTCCGATGCGAGACGGGTTATTCAGGTCGGGACAGTTTTGCAAGGTCTAATTGACATCCAAGAGAGATTTACTTTTTTTTGGGTGTAATCATgggtgaatttaattaatttaggTTAATCATGAGTGCAATGAGCTAGCTGTCAATGGTTTGATTAGTCGCACCATTTGGGGCCCTAATTATACCTGATTAGCTATTAGTCATTAGTTAACTACTGTATTGGGTACTTTTGTTAAAAGCCTAATGTAGTTAAGCATCTCTATTCTCTAATGAAGCTAGTGTTAGCCTTTTTTTTCCCTTAGTTTTATCAACATGTTGATTGTTTCATGCAATTTGGAATATGGTTGTTCTTAAGTTAAAAATGTGCTTTATAGTACCGACTATGGAATATAGTTTATCCGTCTATAAATTAAAATGACTTCTAAACTATACGATTTAAACATTACAGATTTATAACTACACATTAAAAAGATAGATATTTCATCTAGATTACTATATTTTCTTGCAAAGGATTAAAATGTCGTTAAATACTAGTACAAATACGGTTGTTTCTCGGGTTAGACAAAGCGGCCTCGCAAATTTTGAGAAGCAACGAATGACATTTGTGATTGTCGGTGTGCGATAAATCAATTTCATACAGAGATCGGATCCTTGTTAAAAAAGCCTCCAAGCCTCCAACTTATTGGTCTTTTGAATAATAATCTtgaaaataaaaatagataactaATTGTAGAGAAACATTATTTTTTAACAAATTTTTATAAATGGTTAAAAGCTTTTGACATCTCACATCAGGTTAAAATATTGTTAAAAAGGAAAAGGAATTTTACGACTTTATGTGACCGTCACAAGTAAGGCTTACGATCAATTTTCACATTGCTTCAAGCCTCCAACTCATTGGTTCACTATGATAAGTTAAACAAAAACTTTAAACATAGAAATAAATACTTTGTACTATGAATCGTATATACGGCCAATCAATCAGCAAGTATGAAACGAAAGCAAAAGTATGCATGCCTAGTTATGTGTGAAGGAAATTTCAATTATTCGGTGCGACTTTATAGAATTAAAAAAGTACTTCAAAAGATGGGAATAAAACTGTAAAATAATCAAAGTTGTGAATAGATGATAGGAGTAATTTATTTATAGTACATgcatcatttttatttttatttttcataaaataGTAGACTCTGATAAAATCAGGATTTATAGTTAGCGAGAATAAAGTAATGTCATAAAGTAAACTCAAAAAAAATTCTCAtatttaattaaaattttcgaagttttcatttttttcagtTGTGACAAGCGTCCTGATTAGCCTCTCCTTCGCTCCACTATTGCATTATGACATGACTAGTGACTCTAGTGAGGTTAAATCATAAAGAGTAAACCTATGGGCTCAAATCCACGTAAAGTTTATGTGAATAAAATCCAAATCTTCAAATTGATGATGTTGTGATGTACATTATTGACGAGTTGTCGATTTTATGATACAGATTGCGCGAATTTTTTACATGAAAAACTAACATTTCAATGGTTTTGTTTTGAACGATATAAAGTCCGACTTGTTTGTAACAAGCAGGTGGCCAGGTGTgatgatccgcacacttgaacccttagttttattttatgcttatgtaattttatttcctTGTACTTTTTTAGT from Silene latifolia isolate original U9 population chromosome 10, ASM4854445v1, whole genome shotgun sequence encodes:
- the LOC141606587 gene encoding 2-hydroxyisoflavanone dehydratase-like, translated to MDSLNNEWNYEEEDIAHKFYFFNVLKDSRVHLLFSPKPGSKIIPPVDDLFTGVKIRDVVLSDDVSVRMFLPGDVCSSTKLPVLFYVHGGGFCFCSAFSVDYTGYLTRLVAECNVIAVSVEYGLFPARPMPACYDDCWFALQWLTSHADPNICDQSADADTGPHDPWITDYADLNRIFAGGDSAGGNICHNLLSRVGKVGLPKGLKVEGMILIHPYFGINDKMWMYMCPTNEGPRDPRMRPAGDDLARLGCKRVLVLVAEKDMLKDVGVKYVKELKKSGWKGNVELFESKNRKHCFLISKYLDPEAIAVNQRIKSFINRDYVA
- the LOC141606588 gene encoding 2-hydroxyisoflavanone dehydratase-like; the protein is MDYTNNTVTYTYKDDDISENFYFFNVLKDGRVHVLAPDTPDAVKIPPSDDVTTGVKIKDISINDDVSARVFLPPSRDGGGEKVPVFLYVHGGAFCMGSAFSVEYTRFLSTISKECGVISVSVEYGLFPTRLIPACYEDCWFALQWLASHGDLNFNEGQDPWIKDHADLTRIFVGGDSAGGNICHTLATRAGKLALPGRAKVEGMILIHPYFHENDRIWLYMCPTNDGPQDPRMKPAAEDLANLGCDRVLVFIGEKDFLRDAGKMYVKELSKSGWKGSVELMENLDKEHCFYLGNYLDEEAIAINERIKLFIRRGKANM